In Candidatus Desulfatibia profunda, the genomic window TTTTTTATAACTTAACGAAGTCATATGACATGAAAACGTCAACCGAGCTTTGGGAATCCTTACTGCCTCAAAGATTTATCATGACCTTCAAAGTCGACGGCTTCAGTGTGCCCAAACTGGAAGAAAGGCTGACCGATCTGAAGGAGCAGAATATATTTTTTCCGCAGGCTGTTTTTATTGACGGTTTACCGTTTGACCAGTCCCAAACAGGCCCCCTTTCAGACCTGAAAACCCTTGCAAAAAATCAATCCATGCTCGTCTGGTTCACCATTCAGACCCATCGTCATGAAGAGCCCGGTCCGGAGGGTATGCCGGTTCAGTTGCAAAATGTTGCCGATCTGTTCGATGTTGCCATACAGATAGAGCCTGAGGGCAAAAAAATTCATCTAAAGGTTTTATTGGGTGGATCGTCAAATTCAGCCTATCCGGAATTACTTTTGGACCCTGCCACAATGCTTGTTAAAAACCAAGAATAGCCAGAATGTTCAAAGGATACCATCAAAATGAAACTGTTGTCGAATATCACCGGTTTTCTTTTTATTCTTTTAATGCCGGTTATGGTTCAAGCCCTCGATATTGGACATGCTGAAAAGCACGAGTTTAAAAACAATTTTGTCATTTGTCAGACCGGCCGGCAAAAAGCTTTGGAACAAAGAGGCATAAAGGTAACAGGCGATAAAGATGATTTGATTCGCCTTACGGTGAGAGCCTACGGGGGTGATTATGTGAGAAGCGGCGAAGCAGCGGCCCTCACCTTGAATGGAAAAACATACCAGGACTTTACCGTTGAGATTGTCGAGGAAAAATACTTACGCATTAAAACCCCTGAGGGCACCTTTATCCTGGAGGCGGTAGAGCAATAACCGGCTTTTTTTTCTTTTTTTCTTTTTTTGATTGAATGACCTCTTTCTGTCTTTTTAAAACATATTGGTGAATTGCTTCAACCTCATCGGCTCCTATTTCTTTAAACTGGCAATGACAAATATTTTGTTGGTCTATTTCGTTGATTTTTAAAGCAGTTGTTATGGGTACATTCCAGCCGGGAAGCAAAAATTCTATCGACAGAGAATCGCCGTTTCTAAAATTCTTATTCTTAAAGGAAAGACCGCCGGCGCCAATATCGATAACACCCACTTTTTCTCCATCGAGTTCAAATACGATGGGAGCGCTTTCGGCGGGAAACACCCTAAAGGATGACCGCCTGTCTTTGCTTTCATAACAAAATATTTCAGAACTATTCTGTTCTCTTTTCCAGAACAAATTCAACCCTCCTGTTTATGGCCCTGTTATCGGCGGAATCGTTGGGAACCAACGGCAGAAAATCTCCATAGCCGGTTGCCGTTAGCCGGGTGGGATCAATGCCTCCGTCAATAAGGGATTTCAAGACCGTTGTGGACCGGATTGCAGAAAGTTCCCAGTTCGAGGCAAATTGGACCGTCGATATGGGCGTATTATCCGTATGTCCTTTGATATTTACGCTGTATTCTCCATAGTCTTTTATAATCTTTGCTATTTTTTCCAAGATCGGTTTTGCATCGTTATTCAGTTCGGCGGATCCGGATTCAAAGAGAACTTTACCCCTGATCTGAATGTGAATCTTTCCTTTGGATAAATGCGCGACGATATGTTGACCCATTTTTTTTTCTTCAATCATATCATCAATATCATTTAATATCTTTTGCTCTCTGGATCTTAGGCCGGATAAATACGCCAGGCTTACTTTCTGGTTCGTTCCTGCCGGTGTCTCGACAATTTCCAAAAGCTCGACCGGAGGCCTTTTTTCACCTAAACTCACCTGGATCGATGATACGACACGTTTAAATTTTTCCAGATTTAGGGATGATATGGCATACATGAGGATAAAGAAGACCAGAAGCAGGGTCATTAGGTCGGCATATGTCACAAGCCAGCCCCGTTGATCTTCTTCTTCTTCAATGATATCGGAAATCGAATATTTGCTTTGCTCCATCCTATTTGGTCCTCATTGACGTGATCGATCTTCGTTGTTTTGCGGGTATATAGGATGATAGTCTTTCATAGACAATAATCGGATTGTTGTTATCAAGAATACAGATCGCGCCTTCAAATATGATTTCAAGATTGATGACCTCAATGATGGTTCTTGATTTTAGCTTTCCGGCAACAGGCAAGAAGAACATGGTCGAAAGCACAGAACCGTAAAATGTTGTCAATATGGCAATAGCCATTGAGGGCCCGATCATGGAAGGATCCTGCAGTTTGCTCAACATTTGGACAAGGCCGATCAGGGTCCCCAGCA contains:
- a CDS encoding AAA family ATPase; the protein is MLRNELTLQNPLRLMAQDNENILPEGGFGAVLARAGVGKTALLVQLALNSLLRGKNVLHISLDDPVNKVNLWYKEVFYNLTKSYDMKTSTELWESLLPQRFIMTFKVDGFSVPKLEERLTDLKEQNIFFPQAVFIDGLPFDQSQTGPLSDLKTLAKNQSMLVWFTIQTHRHEEPGPEGMPVQLQNVADLFDVAIQIEPEGKKIHLKVLLGGSSNSAYPELLLDPATMLVKNQE
- a CDS encoding PilZ domain-containing protein, with product MFWKREQNSSEIFCYESKDRRSSFRVFPAESAPIVFELDGEKVGVIDIGAGGLSFKNKNFRNGDSLSIEFLLPGWNVPITTALKINEIDQQNICHCQFKEIGADEVEAIHQYVLKRQKEVIQSKKEKKKKKPVIALPPPG
- a CDS encoding OmpA family protein, producing MEQSKYSISDIIEEEEDQRGWLVTYADLMTLLLVFFILMYAISSLNLEKFKRVVSSIQVSLGEKRPPVELLEIVETPAGTNQKVSLAYLSGLRSREQKILNDIDDMIEEKKMGQHIVAHLSKGKIHIQIRGKVLFESGSAELNNDAKPILEKIAKIIKDYGEYSVNIKGHTDNTPISTVQFASNWELSAIRSTTVLKSLIDGGIDPTRLTATGYGDFLPLVPNDSADNRAINRRVEFVLEKRTE